From Nicotiana tabacum cultivar K326 chromosome 15, ASM71507v2, whole genome shotgun sequence, the proteins below share one genomic window:
- the LOC142169413 gene encoding cis-abienol synthase, chloroplastic-like, whose protein sequence is MVEEIAAKAETKQGRCVKDHLINLWIDMLKCMLVELDLWKIKSTTPSIEEYLSVACVTIGVPCFVLTSLYLLGPKLSKDVIESSEVSALCNCTAAVARLINDIHSYKREQAESSTNMVSILITQSQGTISEEEAIRQIKEMMESKRRELLGMVLQNKESQLPQVCKDLFWTTINAAYSIHTHGDGYRFPEEFKNHINDVIYKPLNQYSP, encoded by the exons ATGGTAGAGGAAATTGCGGCAAAGGCGGAAACTAAGCAAGGTCGATGTGTCAAAGATCACCTTATTAACTTG TGGATTGATATGTTGAAGTGTATGCTGGTGGAATTGGACCTTTGGAAAATTAAATCAACTACCCCAAGCATAGAGGAGTACTTGTCTGTTGCATGTGTAACTATTGGTGTTCCATGTTTTGTTCTCACATCACTATATCTTCTTGGACCAAAACTGTCCAAGGATGTCATAGAAAGTTCTGAGGTCAGTGCCTTATGCAATTGTACAGCTGCTGTGGCCCGATTGATTAATGATATACACAGTTACAAG AGAGAACAAGCAGAAAGTTCAACAAATATGGTATCAATATTAATAACACAAAGTCAGGGAACTATCTCTGAAGAAGAGGCTATAAGACAGATAAAGGAAATGATGGAAAGTAAGAGAAGAGAGTTGCTAGGGATGGTTCTACAAAATAAAGAAAGCCAATTGCCACAAGTGTGCAAGGATCTTTTTTGGACGACAATCAACGCAGCTTATTCTATACATACACATGGCGATGGGTATCGCTTCCCAGAGGAATTCAAGAACCATATCAACGATGTAATTTACAAACCACTCAATCAATATTCCCCATAA